In Eupeodes corollae chromosome 3, idEupCoro1.1, whole genome shotgun sequence, a single genomic region encodes these proteins:
- the LOC129952814 gene encoding uncharacterized protein LOC129952814 — protein MDIESDDSERWEDFFGSSTDLTPSLLGIYDTLTGSLVETTPKKQRSLPDLTEDKNEEDTTNNQNLNIEEILVTSKTSILDESDAEQESALKFDRNGKFSHSKICFISHNIQRLLQHTDSVKKIDGDAIRQQKISQEPKVAHKFVKKNQSKHQLVIPLSKTTSKITQSSKELVETFSSSTEYLDNIGSGGLGRGRNYPPNTPKQFDSEKTPTNATNEAFNFEIATPKKTTPVTPPSLLDTDEDIIEVDKVMELGALYDRDTNPKMADVIEAYNYSVGLSLSEVSTTSTDLMENSISSVETLAKSVEASPTGSRKPSPQSSPLLTYSRLSANKASTPISSPLSKTTNNEHSKTSMESLTDRLSEMKSKFSPRESRKMKLMPQEITFLKHRPLSSSSISSTSSSSSSGSEHIKPATSYLASVESLADHSENEIENRHGTYTVFERACMELVDTETNYVEDLGQVITGYLQDWRERHFIPPDQLSILFSNIEDIYDFNCTLLKQLITSGLNPAKIAKCFIDLRDRFDVYTTYCTSYPEAISLLTSLIQDTYTNAILNSTQKRLHHSLPLGSYLLKPVQRILRYHLLLDNLRKHCDVKEVSEAHEIMQDVAANINQVKRKLEQQSRVKELSGILDGWMGPKLTVLGDLRQEGILMEHNKPRSVFLFGTMLIITKPKEDGRLQFKRLIQQNNLMLNEHLPGEPTSFYVIPYDDPRSQIKLTARNREQKRVWAQDIKSVMLERFNNIPNRARELVYKLGDEEDRTPDTNKWKWPLNNSKPIYLERRNEFRRSEIRNRSKIKRKTSVTNSTSFEGFNNKQSELEHRALSKNLSMDDNMMATLPRTGGSTTTEECCSNAPDCECPTRSTKSSHINPALSKFNKERSKSVPRMSVLSSDLDEQQIVIKENLDSRVSKSTKSVEVKMYNTKTIPKRIATLKKNKSKKETSTFYMDLNDEFEETVLRITESTENLNEIEAAEEAIVEEYDSKKDEGQDQEIEKDGNSSNENTRKEDAQIVLDLVTKKIDFDRIQKKPQKKKSLENGSSPLNSPDPLGNSEELPPRPPSKSPPPLEVDESTDPSEPIYESLLRNVHVPYKFSPILNRSKSQQYYKPREKKSIPTNRPESDYVTLVYSASGNLQKIGDDLVGGFSGGAQLRSSDSKINYETLPIRDVCQSAPTSPEISSPNQPEAIYARPVTKNNLVKRLLSSSKSENVSGSESSLIPRVRKSIESATQSFGKINKPPERRVSDVTDMCRQSYLHRQGSEAVGERIANVDYADPKTLFTNGSVNNSAASLNIKGDSVFSLTSSSDSVFDFCKKRRDKPMNLEYLDNVAATCFEKDFRDSAIYSDDNEKRHDYGDSQPNGHSDSPPPLPPPRKSCGLSNPAVIVGPAHMSSSASRSWVMKQIENFNRENQHQ, from the exons GAAGCTCAACAGATCTCACACCCTCATTGCTGGGTATTTATGACACACTAACTGGCAGCCTCGTTGAAACCACCCCAAAAAAACAGAGAAGCCTTCCAGATCTCACCGAAGATAAGAATGAAGAAGACACAACCAATAATCAAAATCTAAATATCGAAGAAATTCTCGTCACTTCGAAAACATCAATTCTTGACGAATCTGACGCTGAACAAGAATCAGCTCTGAAATTCGACAGAAATGGTAAATTTAGTCacagtaaaatttgttttatttcacacaatATCCAAAGACTCTTGCAACACACCGATTCAGTGAAGAAAATCGATGGTGATGCCATAAGACAGCAGAAAATAAGTCAAGAGCCCAAGGTGGCTCATAAGTTTGTCAAAAAGAATCAATCCAAACATCAATTGGTCATTCCGCTGTCGAAAACCACTTCGAAAATCACTCAATCGAGTAAGGAACTTGTGGAGACTTTCAGCTCGAGTACCGAGTACTTGGATAATATTGGAAGTGGTGGTCTTGGGCGTGGACGGAATTATCCACCAAACACTCCGAAGCAATTCGACAGTGAAAAGACTCCAACAAATGCAACAAATGAAGCTTTTAACTTCGAAATTGCAACACCAAAGAAGACGACTCCTGTCACACCGCCCTCGTTGCTCGACACCGATGAGGATATTATCGAAGTTGATAAAGTAATGGAATTGGGAGCCCTCTACGATCGAGACACCAATCCTAAGATGGCCGACGTTATCGAGGCTTATAACTATTCGGTGGGTCTGAGTTTGAGTGAAGTTTCGACAACAAGCACTGACttgatggaaaatagcatttcaTCAGTAGAGACTTTGGCAAAGAGTGTCGAAGCATCTCCTACAGGATCTCGTAAGCCTAGTCCACAATCTTCCCCTTTACTCACCTATTCTCGTTTGTCTGCTAATAAGGCTTCGACTCCGATCTCATCACCCTTGAGCAAGACTACCAATAATGAACACTCCAAAACTTCAATGGAAAGTCTGACAGATCGTCTTAGTGAAATGAAATCCAAATTCTCACCAAGAGAATCacgtaaaatgaaattaatgccACAAGAAATTACCTTCTTAAAACATCGTCCCTTATCGTCTTCGTCAATTTCCTCAACTTCTTCGAGTTCAAGTTCAGGTTCGGAACACATCAAACCAGCAACATCATATCTGGCAAGTGTGGAGAGTCTTGCCGATCATAGTGAGAACGAAATTGAAAACCGTCATGGAACTTATACGGTCTTTGAGAGGGCTTGCATGGAGCTTGTCGACACTGAGACAAATTATGTGGAGGACTTGGGACAAGTTATAACCGG ATACCTGCAGGATTGGAGAGAACGGCATTTTATTCCTCCGGATCAGCTTTCGATACTCTTTAGTAATATTGAAGATATCTACGACTTCAATTGTACCCTGCTGAAACAGCTTATTACTTCTGGACTTAACCCTGCCAAAATTGCCAAGTGCTTTATTGATCTCAGGGACAGGTTCGATGTATACACGACTTATTG CACCAGTTACCCAGAGGCAATATCACTTCTGACAAGTCTTATTCAGGATACCTATACGAACgctattttaaattcaacacaAAAGAGGCTTCATCATTCATTGCCATTAGGTTCATATCTTCTAAAGCCAGTTCAAAGAATCTTAAGATATCATCTTTTGCTTGAT aacCTACGTAAACATTGTGATGTTAAAGAAGTTTCAGAAGCACATGAGATCATGCAAGATGTAGCTGCAAATATCAACCAAGTCAAAAGAAAATTGGAACAGCAAAGCCGTGTTAAAGAGTTGTCGGGAATTCTAGATGGCTGGATGGGACCAA aacttACAGTTCTTGGTGATCTTAGACAAGAGGGAATTCTGATGGAGCACAATAAGCCTAGGAGTGTTTTTCTATTCGGTACAATGTTGATTATAACAAAGCCTAAGGAAGACGGAAGGTTGCAATTCAAAAGATTGATTCAG CAAAATAACTTGATGCTAAATGAACACCTACCGGGTGAACCCACAAGCTTCTACGTTATCCCATATGATGATCCACGTAgtcaaatcaaattgacagctcGGAATCGTGAACAAAAACGTGTCTGGGCTCAAGACATCAAGAGTGTGATGTTAGAAAGATTCAATAATATACCAAATCGAGCTAGAGAATTGGTCTATAAGTTGGGTGATGAGGAAG ATCGAACCCCGGACacaaataaatggaaatggCCATTGAACAACTCCAAGCCTATTTACCTTGAACGTCGAAATGAATTTCGACGTAGTGAAATTCGTAATCGTTCGAAAATCAAACGTAAGACTTCTGTCACCAATTCGACATCATTTGAAGGTTTCAATAATAAACAATCAGAATTGGAACATCGTGCATTGTCGAAAAATCTCAGTATGGATGATAATATGATGGCAACCCTACCAAGAACTGGGGGATCAACTACCACAGAAGAGTGTTGTTCGAATGCTCCTGATTGTGAGTGTCCTACTCGCTCGACAAAATCCTCCCACATCAATCCTGCTCTGAGTAAATTCAACAAGGAGCGCAGCAAGTCCGTACCAAGAATGAGTGTTCTATCATCGGATTTGGACGAACAGCAAATTGTCATCAAAGAGAATTTGGATAGTCGGGTGTCGAAATCAACCAAATCAGTGGAAGTTAAAATGTACAATACAAAGACCATACCTAAGAGAATTGCCACTTTGAAGAAGAACAAGTCGAAGAAGGAGACATCCACCTTTTACATGGATCTGAATGATGAGTTCGAAGAGACTGTTCTTCGAATCACCGAGTCCACagagaatttaaatgaaattgaagcTGCTGAAGAGGCCATTGTAGAAGAGTACGATAGCAAGAAAGATGAAGGGCAAGACCAAGAAATTGAGAAGGATGGAAACTCCTCGAATGAGAACACACGAAAAGAAGATGCCCAAATAGTTCTCGACCTGGTGACAAAAAAGATTGACTTTGACAGAATCCAAAAGAAGCCTCAAAAGAAGAAGTCTTTGGAAAATGGTTCAAGCCCCTTGAATAGTCCAGATCCTTTGGGTAATTCGGAGGAGCTTCCTCCTCGACCACCATCGAAGTCACCTCCACCTCTGGAAGTTGACGAGTCTACAGATCCCTCAGAGCCAATTTATGAATCACTTCTGAGAAACGTCCACGTGCCGTACAAATTTTCACCGATCCTCAATCGGTCCAAGTCTCAACAGTATTACAAGCCCCGGGAGAAGAAATCCATCCCAACCAACAGGCCCGAATCGGACTATGTCACTTTGGTCTATTCGGCCTCAGGTAATTTACAGAAAATCGGTGATGACCTAGTCGGCGGTTTCTCAGGTGGTGCACAGCTTCGAAGCAGCGATTCGAAGATCAATTATGAAACACTACCAATCAGAGACGTTTGTCAATCAGCTCCCACTTCACCGGAGATTTCAAGTCCAAATCAGCCCGAAGCCATCTATGCTCGTCcagtaacaaaaaataatctggTAAAAAGATTGCTATCCAGTTCCAAATCCGAAAACGTATCGGGCTCTGAAAGCTCGCTGATCCCGCGAGTTCGAAAGAGCATCGAATCGGCGACGCAGAGTTTCGGAAAAATCAACAAGCCCCCAGAGAGACGAGTCTCTGACGTTACTGATATGTGCCGCCAGAGCTACCTCCATCGTCAAGGTAGCGAAGCAGTTGGCGAACGAATTGCTAACGTCGATTACGCCGATCCAAAGACCCTCTTCACTAACGGCTCCGTGAATAATTCCGCTGCTTCGCTCAACATCAAAGGGGACTCTGTTTTTTCACTCACCTCCTCAAGCGACAGTGTTTTCGATTTCTGCAAGAAGAGGCGAGACAAACCAATGAATTTGGAGTATCTAGACAATGTTGCAGCAACATGTTTCGAGAAAGACTTTCGTGATTCAGCAATTTACAGTGACGACAACGAAAAACGTCATGACTACGGCGACTCCCAGCCTAACGGCCACTCAGATAGTCCACCTCCACTGCCTCCACCACGCAAATCTTGTGGTCTTTCTAACCCAGCTGTAATCGTGGGTCCCGCGCATATGTCCAGCTCAGCCTCGAGAAGTTGGGTTatgaaacaaattgaaaatttcaaccGTGAAAATCAACATCAATGA
- the LOC129950368 gene encoding uncharacterized protein LOC129950368, with protein MNRVQFSVPEVERRRGESSSSSSTAVAINTISNDRRRFSPRRSNLRTSRIPRGLGVMLFRRRRKYFVTRVYVLGIAFILWTLFQWMPLVLNSIVAEFFRERYNIQLVSGLTALLLVTLFGRYLQLRYIEPFNWIFCFLIVELETLALLSAPLESDMTHLSISLVATIVLNVAFTFIGRLMPIDLTQGIAIIIAISLIFYVTALVVLIILITTEMYFLKFFLTVGILLLLLVFILYVSQLIAGNGSSVLRWNDFILAALMVYFNFILSFHSILHLTYEFHY; from the exons atgaACCGCGTGCAATTTTCAGTTCCGGAAGTTGAGAGAAGGAGGGGTGAATCATCATCTTCTTCCAGCACAGCTGTGGCCATCAACACGATTAGCAACGATCGTAGAAGATTTTCTCCTCGTCGATCAAACTTGCGGACTTCTAGAATTCCACGAGGTTTAGGAGTCATGCTCTTTAGAAGACGACGTAAATATTTCGTCACAAGAGTCTATGTTCTAGGAATAGCTTTTATACTATGGACACTTTTTCAATGGATGCCCTTAGTTCTAAA ttcTATCGTTGCGGAATTCTTCAGGGAGAGATATAATATTCAACTGGTATCAGGACTCACAGCACTCTTGCTGGTAACACTATTTGGACGTTACCTCCAATTACGTTACATTGAGCcgttcaattggattttttgtttcttaattgtTGAATTGGAAACACTTGCATTACTTAGTGCCCCATTGGAATCGGATATGACCCATCTAAGCATAAGTCTGGTCGCAACAATTGTCCTCAATGTAGCATTTACATTTATTGGAAGATTGATGCCT ATAGATTTGACTCAAGGCATTGCGATTATCATCGCTATAAGTTTGATATTCTATGTTACAGCATTAGTAGTTCTCATAATCCTTATTACCACTGAGATGTACTTTCTCAAGTTCTTTCTGACAGTTGGAATTCTTTTACTTTTGTTGGTG tttattttgtacgtttcACAACTGATTGCTGGTAATGGATCTTCGGTATTGCGATGGAATGACTTTATTCTTGCAGCTCTGAtggtgtattttaattttatattaagttttcaTTCAATCTTGCATTTAACATACGAAttccattattaa